One region of Variovorax sp. J2L1-78 genomic DNA includes:
- a CDS encoding 2OG-Fe(II) oxygenase: MGVTSQELSGAVTAPEKRICDVGGAFACANVSVRIYDDLVPHGLFSRLVGLLAWVPMYCLKRTERDAAAHPLDLYWYYPVLTVNDRYIDDAEPSLEELPENMFPVRELWGVVRGLVGSAVRLYEIEYTANAFGTEGHPHYDSPRETLRSTHVTAIVYCNEEWRPEWAGETAVFDDRQDIHRAVIPKPGRICLIFGDPLHAARGIARICPHPRRVLVFKMWLSPQQQ; the protein is encoded by the coding sequence ATGGGCGTTACTTCCCAGGAACTCTCTGGCGCCGTGACGGCGCCGGAGAAGCGCATCTGCGATGTTGGCGGGGCCTTCGCCTGTGCCAACGTCTCGGTGCGCATCTACGATGACTTGGTTCCCCACGGGCTCTTTAGCCGGCTTGTAGGGCTACTTGCCTGGGTGCCGATGTATTGTCTCAAGCGGACGGAGCGCGATGCCGCAGCCCATCCCCTGGATCTCTATTGGTATTACCCGGTACTTACGGTCAACGATCGTTACATCGACGACGCCGAGCCCAGCCTCGAAGAACTACCTGAGAACATGTTTCCGGTGCGCGAATTGTGGGGCGTCGTGCGCGGACTTGTAGGAAGCGCTGTTCGGCTCTACGAGATCGAATACACGGCCAATGCGTTCGGTACCGAGGGGCACCCTCACTACGACTCTCCTCGAGAGACGCTCCGGAGCACGCATGTGACCGCGATCGTCTACTGCAACGAAGAGTGGAGGCCTGAATGGGCGGGCGAGACGGCTGTATTCGACGATCGTCAAGATATACACCGTGCCGTCATTCCCAAGCCTGGTCGAATTTGTCTTATTTTTGGCGACCCATTGCATGCTGCAAGGGGCATCGCGCGTATTTGTCCGCATCCTCGACGCGTGCTCGTCTTCAAGATGTGGCTCTCCCCGCAGCAACAATAG
- a CDS encoding HEPN domain-containing protein gives MGSEAWRWRRLHETEAVTTRLKAVNGSPLGKFVSSRLGEELRRLHNPTAEKTRKLFLDYLEVDVTAGWKWLYHDPASARKTLDDLLGKRGDAVHRSRPVIPGTPPAPHLLKRDDLEKAIRFLKGLVEATDRALDDH, from the coding sequence ATGGGGAGCGAGGCGTGGCGGTGGCGCAGGCTGCACGAGACCGAGGCCGTCACGACACGCCTCAAAGCGGTCAACGGCAGCCCGCTCGGCAAGTTCGTGAGCAGCAGGCTTGGCGAGGAACTGCGACGGCTCCACAACCCGACGGCCGAGAAGACACGCAAGCTGTTCCTGGACTACCTCGAAGTTGACGTCACGGCCGGCTGGAAGTGGCTATACCACGACCCCGCCAGCGCCCGCAAGACGCTCGACGACCTGCTCGGCAAGCGCGGCGACGCCGTACACCGCTCGAGACCGGTGATCCCCGGAACGCCCCCGGCCCCTCACCTCCTGAAGCGGGATGACCTCGAGAAGGCCATCCGTTTTCTCAAGGGCCTGGTGGAAGCCACCGACCGCGCACTCGACGACCATTGA
- a CDS encoding phospholipase A translates to MTLHRTILAALLAALGVCAQAQPADKPASPLATSDLTWQQCQKLAGNNEARLACFDRWSQQQSLPAAVIPSAPPVLATTPAPPVDAAMPATRVVAVATEQGCRDRQYSTLSRFWELENGTDCGTFGFRGYRPLFVGASAATHKPDTPTSPAAGHDGVATDYQANEMRIGLSVRTKIAQGMLTQSDPQKKDSLWFGYTQQSTWQLFNGDLSRPFRTTDHEPELMYVYPTDFKLPGGWRWRYAGIGIVHQSNGQALPLSRSWNRTYLMAGAELDDRFQVTARVWQRWKESAEDDDNPDIANYIGRAEVAGRWNYNRDNTLGVTVRNNLRDSGKGSVRLEWLKAIGDPVTSNLRFHTQLFYGYGDTLIDYNRKRTVLSIGLSLVDF, encoded by the coding sequence ATGACTTTGCACCGCACGATCCTTGCGGCCTTGCTCGCCGCGCTCGGCGTCTGCGCGCAGGCGCAGCCGGCCGACAAGCCCGCGAGCCCGCTGGCCACTTCCGATCTCACTTGGCAGCAATGCCAGAAGCTGGCCGGCAACAACGAGGCGCGCCTGGCGTGCTTCGACCGGTGGTCGCAGCAGCAGTCGCTGCCTGCGGCCGTCATCCCCAGCGCGCCGCCGGTGCTTGCCACCACGCCGGCGCCGCCGGTCGATGCCGCCATGCCAGCGACCCGCGTGGTCGCCGTCGCCACCGAGCAAGGCTGCCGCGACCGCCAGTATTCGACGCTCTCCCGTTTCTGGGAACTCGAGAACGGCACCGACTGCGGCACCTTCGGCTTCCGCGGTTACCGACCCCTGTTCGTCGGCGCCTCGGCGGCCACGCACAAACCCGACACCCCCACCTCGCCCGCCGCCGGACACGACGGCGTGGCGACCGACTACCAGGCCAACGAGATGCGCATCGGCCTGTCGGTGCGCACGAAGATCGCGCAGGGCATGCTGACGCAGAGCGACCCGCAGAAGAAGGATTCGCTCTGGTTCGGCTACACCCAGCAGTCGACGTGGCAGCTGTTCAACGGCGACCTCTCCCGCCCCTTCCGCACCACCGACCACGAGCCGGAGCTGATGTACGTCTACCCGACGGACTTCAAGCTGCCCGGCGGCTGGCGCTGGCGCTACGCGGGCATCGGCATCGTCCACCAGTCCAACGGACAGGCCCTGCCCTTGTCGCGCAGCTGGAACCGCACCTACCTGATGGCCGGCGCCGAACTGGACGACCGCTTCCAGGTCACCGCGCGTGTCTGGCAGCGTTGGAAGGAAAGCGCCGAGGACGATGACAACCCGGACATCGCCAACTACATCGGACGCGCCGAAGTCGCGGGCCGTTGGAACTACAACCGCGACAACACCCTCGGCGTGACCGTGCGCAACAACCTGCGCGACAGCGGCAAGGGCTCGGTACGCCTCGAATGGCTCAAGGCCATCGGCGACCCGGTCACGAGCAATCTGCGCTTCCACACGCAACTCTTCTATGGTTACGGTGACACGCTGATCGACTACAACCGCAAGCGCACGGTGCTGAGCATCGGGTTGAGCCTGGTGGACTTCTGA
- a CDS encoding ATP-dependent helicase, whose product MSSGLNIAQQDAVNYLHGPCLVLAGAGSGKTRVITHKIARLIQAGMAPKRIAAITFTNKAAAEMRERAKGLIGRDAKHVVVCTFHALGVRMMREDGAVLGLKPAFSILDSDDVTKILKDAGGTTDAATARIWQWTISKWKNMGLNAAQAEAAAADDNERITAQIMARYEERLTAYQSVDFDDLIGMPLKLLREHDEVRAKWQAALGHVLVDEYQDTNATQYEVLKALVGTRGHFTAVGDDDQSIYGWRGATLDNLKKLPVDYPSLQVIKLEQNYRSTSAILRAANNVIGPNPKLFPKTLFSELGEGEPVRIVDADNEAHEAERAVARIQSLRQDSPHKEFRDFAILYRANHMARVFEQALRKAQIPYKVSGGQSFFDRAEIKDLCGWFRLWTNNDDDPAFLRAVTTPKRGIGHTTLAALGTFASQYKLSLFEALFSASLPAVMPKRTLEGLHEFGRYINDLQYRAKQTVGAEAARAFLAEWLKEIDYEKHLYDGEDSEQAAASRWTNVLEFCDWMAARCGGEIDDASGANVESERKNLLEVAQTISLLSTISEREQDQNVVTLSTLHASKGLEWPHVMLVGVNEGLLPFKLDDDDGRQQKVSDDTLTRLQEERRLMYVGITRAQRSLAVSWTKRRKKGREMIAAQPSRFIAEMALDKKTTREDPREKLKALRAEFARKVQDGAAAAAAAGAADT is encoded by the coding sequence ATGTCTTCCGGTCTGAACATCGCCCAGCAGGACGCCGTGAATTACCTGCACGGCCCGTGCCTCGTGCTCGCCGGCGCGGGCTCGGGCAAGACGCGCGTGATCACGCACAAGATCGCGCGGCTGATCCAGGCCGGCATGGCGCCCAAGCGCATCGCCGCCATCACCTTCACGAACAAGGCCGCCGCCGAAATGCGCGAGCGTGCCAAGGGGCTGATCGGCCGCGACGCCAAGCACGTGGTGGTGTGCACCTTCCATGCGCTGGGCGTGCGCATGATGCGGGAAGACGGCGCCGTGCTCGGCCTGAAGCCGGCCTTCAGCATCCTCGACAGCGACGACGTGACGAAGATCCTGAAGGACGCGGGCGGCACCACCGACGCGGCGACGGCGCGCATCTGGCAGTGGACCATCAGCAAGTGGAAGAACATGGGGCTCAACGCGGCCCAGGCCGAAGCCGCCGCAGCCGACGACAACGAACGCATCACGGCGCAGATCATGGCGCGCTACGAAGAGCGTCTGACGGCCTACCAGAGCGTAGATTTCGACGACTTGATCGGCATGCCGCTCAAGCTCTTGCGCGAGCACGACGAGGTGCGCGCCAAGTGGCAGGCCGCGCTCGGCCACGTGCTGGTCGACGAGTACCAGGACACCAACGCCACGCAGTACGAGGTGCTCAAGGCGCTGGTCGGCACGCGCGGCCATTTCACCGCGGTGGGCGACGACGACCAGTCGATCTACGGCTGGCGCGGCGCCACGCTCGACAACCTCAAGAAGCTGCCGGTCGACTACCCGTCGTTGCAGGTCATCAAGCTGGAGCAGAACTACCGCTCGACCAGCGCCATCCTGCGCGCGGCCAACAACGTGATCGGCCCCAACCCGAAGCTGTTCCCGAAGACGCTGTTCAGCGAACTGGGCGAAGGCGAGCCGGTGCGCATCGTCGACGCCGACAACGAGGCGCACGAGGCCGAGCGCGCCGTCGCGCGCATCCAGAGCCTGCGGCAGGACTCGCCGCACAAGGAGTTCCGCGACTTCGCGATCCTCTACCGCGCCAACCACATGGCGCGCGTGTTCGAACAGGCGCTGCGCAAGGCGCAGATCCCGTACAAGGTCTCGGGCGGCCAGAGCTTCTTCGACCGCGCCGAGATCAAAGACCTGTGCGGCTGGTTTCGCCTGTGGACCAACAACGACGACGACCCGGCCTTCCTGCGCGCCGTGACCACGCCCAAGCGCGGCATCGGCCACACCACGCTGGCCGCGCTGGGCACCTTCGCGAGCCAGTACAAGCTGAGCCTGTTCGAAGCACTCTTCAGTGCGTCGCTGCCCGCCGTGATGCCCAAGCGCACGCTCGAAGGCCTGCACGAGTTCGGCCGCTACATCAACGACCTGCAGTACCGCGCCAAGCAGACGGTCGGCGCCGAGGCCGCGCGCGCCTTCCTGGCCGAGTGGCTCAAGGAAATCGACTACGAGAAGCACCTGTACGACGGCGAGGACAGCGAGCAGGCCGCGGCCAGCCGCTGGACCAACGTGCTGGAGTTCTGCGACTGGATGGCCGCACGCTGTGGCGGCGAGATCGACGACGCCTCGGGCGCCAACGTCGAGAGCGAGCGCAAGAACCTGCTCGAAGTCGCACAGACCATCTCGCTGCTGTCGACCATCAGCGAGCGCGAGCAGGACCAGAACGTCGTGACGCTGTCCACGCTGCATGCATCGAAGGGCCTCGAGTGGCCACACGTGATGCTGGTCGGCGTGAACGAAGGCCTGCTGCCCTTCAAGCTCGACGACGACGACGGCCGCCAGCAGAAGGTGAGCGACGACACGCTCACGCGCCTGCAGGAAGAGCGCCGCCTGATGTACGTGGGCATCACGCGCGCGCAACGCAGCCTGGCCGTGAGCTGGACCAAGCGCCGCAAGAAGGGCCGCGAGATGATCGCCGCCCAGCCCAGCCGCTTCATCGCCGAGATGGCGCTGGACAAGAAGACGACCCGAGAAGACCCGCGCGAGAAACTCAAGGCGCTGCGCGCGGAGTTCGCACGGAAGGTGCAGGACGGCGCAGCGGCGGCGGCCGCCGCCGGCGCGGCCGACACATGA
- a CDS encoding AEC family transporter, which yields MLQIFAVTFPFFALIAAGYLAARRRILPIDAIPGLNVFVLYFALPCMLYRFGARTPIDKLLDGSVALVWGVGALLVVALTLWATRRGRIGWNDGAFGALVAAFPNTGFMGVPLLATLLGSQAVAPAIISMILDMVVTSSLCIALSRLDAAGESGARHALGQAFRGMVINPLPWSILFGALASALQFTLPGPLDVTVGLLADAASPAALFTIGAVLARSALLSKGRRAPAGDVLPIVAAKLLLHPLLVYALGRAAIALGLPLTDAALTVIVLVAALPSASNVSMLAERFGADSGRIARIILWTTVAAFVTFPLAVRWLV from the coding sequence GTGCTCCAGATCTTCGCCGTCACCTTTCCCTTCTTCGCGCTCATCGCGGCCGGCTATCTGGCGGCGCGCCGGCGCATCCTGCCGATCGACGCGATTCCCGGGCTCAACGTCTTCGTCCTGTACTTCGCGCTGCCGTGCATGCTCTACCGCTTCGGCGCGCGCACGCCGATCGACAAGCTGCTCGACGGCAGCGTGGCGCTGGTCTGGGGCGTCGGCGCGTTGCTCGTGGTGGCGCTGACGCTGTGGGCCACGCGGCGCGGCCGCATCGGCTGGAACGACGGCGCCTTCGGTGCGTTGGTCGCGGCCTTCCCCAACACCGGCTTCATGGGGGTGCCGCTGCTCGCGACGCTGCTGGGCAGCCAGGCTGTGGCGCCCGCGATCATCAGCATGATCCTCGACATGGTCGTGACCTCGTCGCTGTGCATCGCGCTCTCGCGGCTCGATGCGGCGGGGGAGTCCGGCGCGCGGCATGCGCTGGGCCAGGCCTTTCGCGGCATGGTGATCAACCCGCTGCCGTGGTCGATTCTTTTCGGCGCGTTGGCCTCCGCGCTGCAGTTCACCCTGCCGGGGCCGCTCGATGTCACGGTCGGCCTGCTGGCGGATGCCGCGTCACCGGCCGCGCTGTTCACGATCGGCGCGGTGCTGGCGCGGTCGGCCCTGCTGTCGAAGGGGCGACGCGCTCCTGCGGGCGACGTGCTGCCGATCGTGGCCGCCAAGCTGCTGCTGCATCCGCTGCTGGTCTATGCGCTGGGGCGCGCCGCGATCGCGCTGGGGCTGCCGCTGACCGACGCCGCGCTGACGGTGATCGTGCTGGTGGCGGCGCTGCCGAGCGCCAGCAATGTGTCGATGCTGGCCGAGCGCTTCGGTGCCGACAGCGGGCGCATCGCGCGCATCATCCTCTGGACGACCGTGGCGGCCTTCGTGACCTTTCCGCTGGCCGTGCGCTGGCTGGTCTGA
- a CDS encoding serine/threonine-protein kinase has translation MKRVARAPSPPGVTPAAAGAPRWIDPPTVLGNMVDLPSTAPSTTHDGPMLGSLHVLPEGARLLDYEIVGLIGEGGFGIVYLAYDASLERHVAIKEYLPAVLASRASSRAVMVKSERHADAFRTGLRSFVNEARLLARFDHPSLVKVLRFWEGNGTAYMVMPFYEGPTLAHALQSLGRAPTEQELLGWLRPLLHALSTLHAVRCYHRDIAPDNILLTPTGPLLLDFGAARRVVGQSVATPTVVIKPGYAPIEQYGEAPTLKQGPWTDVYALAGVVYAAIAGQPPVPAVERWIDDHLTPLSQIARGQYSEHFLAAVDSALALRPGDRPESAAAFWAQLSGPAGKAMPLAGAAPAAFALPPDVDMSEAAQQGAAEGDPAVVVASSVVFASPTDAEAEVWGETELLPYEGLEATPARDVDLLSKLAPVHDAAPAPDATLDVPPDPPLSLHTGAVADLPEARTEEGIAPAVPPPLPPSVPSWAAPPSLGTVAQPWETRRRRWRYVLLALLLAALLAGGWAFNALRSGSIPPVTAPPPAVLPPPREALPKPAPAAVPSSTPRAAPEAPKVGAAPAAVAATPPVALPPPPPQSPPITAKPAANPAPAADVPRTAAVPKAPLAPPRPTAAVPVPVPVPAVREVPAPVPAATAETRRRCTDILQRASIEPLRPAELAFLKRECR, from the coding sequence ATGAAGCGCGTGGCACGTGCACCGAGCCCGCCGGGCGTCACGCCGGCCGCCGCCGGCGCGCCCCGATGGATCGATCCGCCCACGGTGCTGGGCAACATGGTCGATCTGCCGAGCACCGCACCATCGACGACCCACGACGGGCCGATGCTCGGCAGCTTGCACGTCCTGCCTGAAGGTGCACGACTGCTTGACTACGAGATCGTCGGTCTGATCGGGGAAGGCGGTTTCGGTATCGTCTACCTCGCCTACGACGCCTCGCTCGAGCGCCACGTGGCCATCAAGGAGTACCTGCCCGCGGTGCTCGCCTCGCGCGCCAGCTCGCGGGCCGTGATGGTGAAGTCGGAGCGCCATGCCGACGCGTTTCGCACCGGCCTGCGCAGCTTCGTCAACGAGGCCCGGTTGCTGGCGCGCTTCGACCACCCGTCGCTGGTCAAGGTGCTGCGCTTCTGGGAAGGCAACGGCACCGCCTACATGGTCATGCCTTTCTACGAGGGGCCGACACTCGCCCATGCGCTCCAGAGCCTCGGCCGTGCACCGACCGAACAGGAACTGCTCGGCTGGCTGCGACCACTGCTGCATGCGCTGAGCACCTTGCATGCGGTGCGCTGCTATCACCGCGACATCGCGCCGGACAACATCCTGCTGACGCCGACCGGCCCGCTGCTGCTGGACTTCGGCGCTGCGCGTCGCGTCGTCGGACAGTCGGTGGCGACGCCGACGGTGGTGATCAAACCGGGCTATGCGCCGATCGAGCAGTACGGCGAGGCGCCGACGCTCAAGCAGGGACCGTGGACCGACGTCTATGCGCTCGCTGGCGTCGTCTACGCCGCCATTGCCGGTCAGCCGCCGGTGCCTGCCGTCGAGCGCTGGATCGACGACCACCTGACGCCGTTGTCCCAGATCGCGCGCGGCCAATACAGCGAGCACTTCCTGGCGGCCGTCGATTCGGCGCTGGCCTTGCGGCCGGGGGATCGTCCTGAGAGTGCCGCCGCGTTCTGGGCGCAGCTCAGCGGCCCGGCCGGCAAGGCGATGCCGCTGGCTGGGGCCGCCCCGGCAGCGTTCGCCCTGCCGCCCGACGTCGACATGTCCGAGGCTGCGCAACAGGGCGCCGCCGAGGGCGACCCCGCGGTGGTGGTCGCCTCTTCGGTCGTCTTCGCTTCCCCGACCGACGCTGAAGCCGAAGTCTGGGGCGAGACCGAACTCCTGCCGTACGAAGGCCTCGAGGCGACACCCGCGCGTGACGTGGACCTGCTCTCCAAGCTCGCGCCCGTCCATGACGCAGCACCTGCGCCGGACGCGACCCTCGACGTGCCGCCCGACCCGCCGCTCTCGCTTCACACCGGCGCGGTCGCCGACCTGCCGGAAGCGCGCACGGAGGAGGGCATCGCGCCGGCGGTGCCACCGCCGCTGCCGCCGTCCGTGCCGTCATGGGCAGCGCCGCCGTCCCTGGGCACGGTGGCACAGCCCTGGGAGACGCGCAGGCGGCGGTGGCGCTATGTGCTGCTCGCCCTGCTCCTTGCGGCGCTTCTGGCGGGTGGCTGGGCCTTCAATGCCCTGCGCTCCGGCTCGATACCGCCCGTGACCGCACCGCCACCGGCCGTGCTGCCGCCGCCGCGCGAGGCCCTGCCAAAGCCGGCGCCCGCGGCCGTACCGTCCTCAACGCCGCGCGCCGCACCCGAAGCGCCCAAAGTGGGCGCCGCCCCTGCTGCTGTCGCAGCGACGCCTCCTGTGGCACTGCCACCGCCACCGCCGCAGTCGCCGCCGATCACAGCCAAGCCCGCAGCGAATCCGGCGCCCGCCGCCGACGTGCCGCGGACCGCCGCCGTGCCGAAGGCGCCGCTTGCGCCGCCCAGACCGACCGCCGCCGTGCCTGTCCCAGTGCCCGTGCCCGCGGTGCGCGAGGTGCCCGCCCCGGTGCCGGCCGCCACGGCGGAGACGCGCCGCCGGTGTACCGACATTCTTCAGCGGGCCTCGATCGAACCGCTCCGGCCCGCGGAGCTAGCTTTTCTCAAAAGGGAGTGCCGATGA
- a CDS encoding OmpA family protein, translating to MMMTTIHLTKRRFQAALSSAALLLTLAVAGCATPPAPSATELPFDEAVLQATDALMAQTGGMGGFLSKRSVVLDPMIQAGTGQQNVATQTLQRRVADRMSTKHEAVEILPFQKDNLAKATYLLTGTLTRRPVGTASGPLKIQLALTDLRSGTVAAQSSGLARDQGVDYTPLVYDQDSPVLAQDRVVEGYVRTTATPAGQRADAYYLERLAIAPVITEAASLYNAARYQEALAQYNAAAAVPAGDQLRVLSGIYLSSVKLDRPADAEQAFAKIVDYGIRNKQLGVKFLFNPGSTVFWSDAKVSGPYGMWLQQIARLSTQAAVCLDVVGHTSRTGSEPVNDALSLQRANAIRQKLVAESAVLADRTRASGRGFRENIIGSGSDDAVDALDRRVEFKIVGCGA from the coding sequence ATGATGATGACAACGATCCACCTGACAAAGCGCCGGTTCCAGGCCGCGCTGTCCTCTGCAGCCCTGCTGCTCACGCTGGCCGTCGCGGGCTGTGCGACGCCACCGGCGCCGAGTGCCACAGAACTGCCGTTCGATGAAGCGGTGCTGCAAGCGACCGATGCGCTGATGGCCCAGACCGGCGGCATGGGCGGCTTCCTCTCGAAGCGCAGCGTCGTCCTCGATCCGATGATCCAGGCCGGCACCGGGCAGCAGAACGTCGCCACGCAGACCCTGCAGCGGCGCGTCGCCGACCGCATGAGCACCAAGCATGAGGCCGTGGAGATCCTGCCGTTCCAGAAGGACAACCTGGCCAAGGCGACCTACCTGCTGACCGGCACGCTCACCCGCCGACCCGTGGGCACCGCGTCGGGGCCGTTGAAGATTCAACTGGCACTCACCGACCTGCGCAGCGGCACGGTGGCGGCTCAGTCCTCCGGTCTGGCGCGTGACCAAGGCGTCGACTACACCCCGCTGGTCTACGACCAGGACAGCCCCGTGCTGGCGCAGGACCGCGTCGTCGAAGGCTATGTGCGCACCACCGCCACGCCGGCGGGTCAGCGTGCCGACGCCTACTACCTCGAGCGGCTGGCCATCGCCCCGGTCATTACCGAGGCGGCCTCTCTGTACAACGCGGCTCGGTACCAGGAAGCGCTGGCGCAGTACAACGCCGCGGCGGCTGTACCGGCGGGCGACCAGTTGCGCGTGCTGAGCGGCATCTACCTGAGTTCGGTGAAACTCGACCGACCCGCCGACGCCGAACAGGCGTTCGCCAAGATCGTCGACTACGGCATCCGCAACAAGCAACTCGGCGTCAAGTTCCTGTTCAACCCGGGCTCGACGGTGTTCTGGTCCGACGCGAAGGTCAGCGGTCCGTACGGCATGTGGCTGCAGCAGATCGCCCGTCTCAGCACGCAGGCCGCCGTCTGCCTCGACGTGGTCGGCCACACCAGCCGCACCGGCAGCGAGCCGGTGAATGATGCCCTGTCGCTCCAGCGCGCGAACGCGATCCGCCAGAAGCTGGTGGCCGAATCGGCGGTCCTGGCCGACCGCACGCGGGCCAGCGGCAGGGGCTTCCGCGAGAACATCATCGGCAGCGGCTCCGACGATGCCGTCGATGCGCTCGACCGGCGCGTCGAGTTCAAGATCGTCGGCTGCGGCGCCTGA
- the priA gene encoding replication restart helicase PriA, giving the protein MLKVALTEKGFPATTPGAWRVEVALHTPAHAALDDRLSYTAPAALPPGTLVRVPLGRREVLGVVWDAVPLEAGSSEQGAVALKLVAAALDDLPPLGSAWRELVAFAARYYQRSLGEIALAALPPQLRDLSGVQLARRLKRRRTGSEDAAATAAPAADATPEQAEALRRIEAEAGPFLLFGSTGSGKTEVYLQAVGRLLARAPDAQALVMVPEINLTPQLEARFRARFGSEAVVSLHSGMTNPQRLASWLAAHAGQARIVLGTRMAVFASMPTLQLIVVDEEHDPSYKQQEGARYSARDLAVWRGRNEGAKVILGSATPSLESWHQSRPAEGDDPGGRYVRLAMPSRVGAGALPAVRLVDMALQPPKTVLSAGLLDAIGQRIARGEQSMVFLNRRGYAPVLACGDCGWKSECPHCSAYRVFHKIDRTLRCHHCGFAERVPRACPACGNPDIAPVGRGTEQLEEHLAELLAPVHRPDGSPVRVARIDADSTRKQGALESQLAAVHAGDVDVLVGTQMIAKGHDFRRITLVAAVNPDGALFSSDFRAPERLFSLLMQSAGRAGRDAAYLAAQGATAEMWIQTSHRDHPLFAALRRHDYPAFAQGELTERRAAAMPPFAYQALLRADAKTQEAAQAFLNAASVAADALEGADRVTRYPAVPLAIQRVANVERAQMLVESDSRAALQRLLAQWQPLLHGLRRTPEGKGVIRWLIDVDPQQI; this is encoded by the coding sequence TTGCTCAAAGTCGCTTTAACTGAGAAAGGTTTCCCGGCCACCACGCCGGGCGCCTGGCGGGTCGAAGTCGCGCTCCACACGCCCGCGCATGCGGCGCTGGACGACCGGCTGAGCTACACCGCCCCAGCCGCCCTGCCGCCCGGCACGCTGGTGCGCGTGCCGCTGGGGCGGCGCGAGGTGCTGGGCGTGGTGTGGGATGCCGTGCCGCTGGAGGCCGGCTCGTCGGAGCAGGGTGCCGTGGCGCTCAAACTGGTCGCTGCCGCGCTCGACGACCTGCCACCGCTGGGCAGCGCCTGGCGCGAACTGGTCGCCTTCGCCGCCCGCTACTACCAGCGCTCGCTGGGCGAGATCGCCCTCGCCGCGCTGCCGCCCCAGTTGCGCGACCTGAGCGGCGTGCAGCTGGCGCGACGGTTGAAGCGGCGGCGCACTGGCAGCGAGGATGCGGCGGCCACCGCCGCACCGGCCGCCGACGCCACACCGGAGCAGGCCGAGGCGCTGCGCCGCATCGAGGCCGAGGCCGGCCCCTTTCTGCTCTTCGGCAGCACCGGCAGCGGCAAGACCGAGGTCTACCTGCAGGCCGTCGGCCGCCTGCTGGCCCGCGCGCCGGACGCCCAGGCGCTGGTGATGGTGCCCGAAATCAACCTCACGCCGCAGCTGGAGGCGCGCTTTCGCGCCCGTTTCGGCAGCGAGGCGGTGGTGTCGCTGCACAGCGGCATGACCAACCCGCAGCGCCTGGCGAGCTGGCTGGCGGCGCATGCCGGCCAGGCGCGCATCGTGCTGGGCACCCGCATGGCGGTGTTCGCGTCGATGCCGACGCTGCAGCTCATCGTGGTCGACGAGGAGCACGACCCCAGCTACAAGCAGCAGGAGGGCGCGCGCTACTCGGCCCGTGACCTGGCGGTGTGGCGCGGCCGGAACGAGGGTGCCAAGGTGATCCTCGGCTCCGCCACGCCCTCGCTGGAGAGCTGGCACCAGAGCCGCCCCGCCGAAGGCGACGACCCGGGCGGCCGCTACGTGCGGCTGGCGATGCCTTCCCGTGTCGGCGCCGGCGCCCTGCCCGCGGTGCGCCTGGTCGACATGGCGCTGCAGCCGCCGAAGACGGTGCTGTCGGCCGGGCTGCTCGACGCCATCGGCCAGCGCATCGCCCGCGGCGAGCAGAGCATGGTCTTTCTGAACCGCCGCGGCTATGCGCCGGTGCTGGCCTGCGGCGACTGCGGCTGGAAGAGCGAGTGCCCGCACTGCAGCGCCTACCGCGTCTTCCACAAGATCGACCGCACGCTGCGCTGCCACCACTGCGGCTTCGCCGAGCGCGTGCCACGGGCCTGCCCGGCCTGCGGCAACCCGGACATCGCGCCGGTCGGCCGCGGCACGGAACAGTTGGAGGAGCACCTGGCCGAACTGCTCGCGCCGGTGCATCGGCCCGACGGCAGCCCGGTGCGCGTCGCCCGGATCGACGCCGACAGCACGCGCAAGCAGGGCGCGCTCGAATCGCAGCTGGCCGCTGTGCATGCCGGCGACGTCGACGTGCTGGTCGGCACGCAGATGATCGCCAAGGGGCACGACTTCCGGCGGATCACGCTGGTGGCGGCGGTGAACCCCGACGGGGCGCTGTTCTCGAGCGACTTCCGCGCGCCGGAGCGGCTCTTCAGCCTGCTGATGCAGTCGGCCGGCCGGGCCGGGCGCGATGCGGCCTACCTGGCCGCGCAGGGCGCGACCGCCGAGATGTGGATCCAGACCAGCCATCGCGACCACCCGCTGTTCGCCGCGCTGCGGCGCCACGACTATCCGGCCTTCGCCCAGGGCGAACTGACCGAGCGCCGCGCGGCGGCGATGCCACCCTTTGCCTACCAGGCGCTGCTGCGCGCCGACGCCAAGACCCAGGAGGCGGCGCAGGCCTTTCTGAATGCCGCAAGCGTCGCAGCCGACGCGTTGGAAGGCGCAGACCGCGTAACGCGCTACCCGGCCGTGCCGCTCGCCATCCAGCGCGTGGCCAACGTCGAGCGGGCGCAGATGCTGGTGGAGAGCGACTCGCGGGCCGCGCTGCAGCGCCTGCTGGCGCAGTGGCAGCCGCTGCTGCACGGCTTGCGCCGCACGCCCGAGGGCAAGGGCGTGATCCGCTGGCTGATCGACGTCGATCCGCAGCAGATCTGA